A stretch of Candidatus Bathyarchaeia archaeon DNA encodes these proteins:
- a CDS encoding ribonuclease P protein subunit yields the protein MRDLSHILQDEFIGLNVRVVKSTNPSYVGLRGKVIDETKNTFKILCKNNEEKILIKENCIFHFTLPDKTVIEIDGKVLIGRPEDRVKKIVRRRW from the coding sequence ATGAGGGATTTATCTCACATACTTCAAGACGAGTTTATTGGTTTGAATGTTAGAGTCGTTAAGAGCACAAATCCTTCTTATGTTGGTTTACGCGGCAAAGTGATTGATGAAACCAAAAACACGTTTAAAATCCTCTGCAAAAATAATGAGGAAAAGATTTTAATTAAGGAGAATTGCATCTTTCACTTTACCTTACCTGATAAGACTGTTATCGAGATTGATGGTAAAGTTTTAATTGGACGGCCTGAAGATAGGGTTAAGAAAATAGTTAGGAGACGTTGGTGA
- the rpmC gene encoding 50S ribosomal protein L29, translated as MAILRVKEIRRMTREERERRLNELRAELARLRTMVKAGGAIEKPARIREIKRTIARILTVNNEEDRGSK; from the coding sequence ATGGCGATTCTCAGAGTCAAAGAGATTAGGCGCATGACCCGTGAGGAGCGCGAAAGGAGGCTAAATGAGCTGCGCGCTGAGCTGGCTAGGTTGAGGACCATGGTTAAGGCTGGTGGGGCTATTGAAAAGCCGGCTAGAATTAGGGAGATTAAGCGGACAATAGCTCGCATATTAACTGTCAACAATGAGGAGGATAGAGGATCTAAATGA